A genome region from Wielerella bovis includes the following:
- a CDS encoding AbgT family transporter yields MNQSDSLKNKRLHKLLNTIEWLGNLLPHPVILFLIFIGILLLTSAIGSYFDWSVIDPRPEGAKGRAEDGMIRVVNLMNGEGVVKILENLVSNFTGFAPLGSALIALLGVGVAERSGLISAAMRALILNAPKRLITLAVVFAGVISNVASELGYVVIIPLSGMVFYALGRHPIAGIAAAFAGVSAGYSANLLIGTVDPILSGITQQAARMIAPEYTVGAEANWYFMAFSAIFISLLGWLITEKITEPRLGKYEPEEGLQDANNLNMQQLTNEEKRGLKAAGVTLLILTGIVLALLLPENGILRNPKTGSITNSPFMHGIVAFVFIFFSITGIVFGRVAGTMKGSAQVIEGMESSMKSMALYLVLIFFVSQFVAYFSWSNLGPILAVQGSEFLKNIGLTGGTLMFFFILICAFINLMIGSASAQWAVTAPIFVPMLMLAGYAPETIQAAYRIGDSVTNIITPLMSFFGLILAVCIRYKKDIGVGSLIAIMLPYSVIFLLAWSLLFCIWVFVLGLPVGPGSPIYYQP; encoded by the coding sequence ATGAATCAATCTGATTCCTTAAAAAACAAACGTTTGCATAAATTACTCAATACAATTGAATGGTTAGGTAACTTATTGCCACATCCTGTGATTCTATTTTTGATTTTTATCGGTATTTTACTGCTCACATCGGCAATAGGCTCTTATTTTGATTGGAGTGTCATTGACCCACGTCCAGAAGGCGCAAAAGGTCGTGCCGAAGATGGTATGATACGCGTCGTCAATTTAATGAATGGCGAAGGCGTAGTCAAAATACTGGAAAACTTAGTCAGCAATTTCACAGGATTTGCACCCTTGGGTTCTGCATTAATTGCATTATTAGGTGTGGGTGTGGCAGAACGTTCAGGGTTAATTTCTGCTGCTATGCGTGCGCTGATTTTAAATGCCCCTAAACGATTGATTACATTAGCCGTTGTGTTTGCAGGTGTAATTTCTAACGTGGCTTCTGAATTAGGTTATGTAGTCATCATCCCCTTATCTGGCATGGTATTTTATGCTTTGGGACGACACCCAATTGCGGGCATTGCGGCAGCCTTTGCTGGGGTATCGGCAGGTTATAGTGCCAATTTATTGATTGGTACGGTAGACCCAATTTTGTCAGGTATCACACAACAAGCTGCACGCATGATTGCGCCAGAATACACCGTTGGAGCAGAAGCCAACTGGTATTTCATGGCATTTAGTGCCATTTTCATTTCATTATTGGGTTGGTTGATTACTGAAAAAATTACTGAACCACGTTTGGGCAAATACGAGCCAGAAGAAGGTTTACAAGATGCAAATAATCTCAATATGCAACAATTAACAAATGAAGAAAAACGCGGCTTGAAAGCAGCTGGTGTTACCTTACTCATTCTAACTGGCATCGTTTTGGCATTACTGCTGCCTGAAAATGGTATTTTGCGCAATCCCAAAACAGGCTCAATTACCAACTCACCCTTTATGCATGGTATTGTAGCGTTTGTATTTATTTTCTTTTCCATCACAGGTATTGTGTTTGGACGCGTAGCAGGAACAATGAAAGGCAGCGCACAAGTCATTGAAGGCATGGAAAGTTCCATGAAATCTATGGCTCTATATTTGGTTTTAATTTTCTTTGTTTCACAATTCGTTGCATATTTTAGTTGGAGTAATTTGGGCCCTATTTTAGCCGTACAAGGTTCAGAATTTTTGAAAAACATTGGCTTAACAGGAGGTACGTTGATGTTCTTCTTTATTTTGATTTGTGCATTCATCAATTTAATGATTGGTTCAGCTTCAGCACAATGGGCAGTAACCGCACCAATTTTTGTACCCATGTTAATGCTCGCAGGCTACGCTCCCGAAACCATTCAGGCTGCCTACCGCATTGGCGACTCTGTTACCAACATTATCACACCTTTAATGAGCTTTTTCGGCTTGATTTTAGCGGTGTGTATTCGCTATAAAAAAGACATTGGCGTAGGTAGTTTGATTGCGATTATGCTGCCCTACTCAGTCATTTTCTTGCTGGCTTGGAGTTTATTATTCTGTATTTGGGTATTTGTTTTAGGTTTACCCGTTGGACCTGGCTCACCCATTTATTATCAACCCTGA
- a CDS encoding DEAD/DEAH box helicase, producing MELKKYQQTVIDDLQAYLNVLLAHSGSLKSSFAEYWQNHACTPLAADKIEPYHDKLNGAPNVCVKVPTAGGKTFIAVNALQPIFVAREYFGAQEPRMVVWLVPSESILSQTLANLGNLQHPYRQKLNVDFSGRVSVLDKEKVLRGHEFDADSVRHGVSILVMTFDSLKGRSKDVLRAYRENPNLSSFADFRQPENELAEYDNTSLINVLRGLKPVVIVDESHNATTTLSQEMLANLNPSFVLELTATPHEKSNIISYVGALELKKEQMVKLPLMISQQRNQADVMMAAMTLRHNLEIAATNSGQAFIRPIVLFQAEPRSKDDKATFDKVKQELLNLGIPENQIAMKTSEINELKNVDLMSPDCAIRFVITVNALKEGWDCPFAYILASLANKSSVVDVTQIVGRVLRQPYARNHVLPELNCSYVFTSSEKFHETLANVAKGLNAAGFSEQDYRIAQETENETENDFRQPETVVQPELSLSAPEMPSEPCVDDENWRIPNTFKLPENGMAVSSSNPIAQKMAQLQQNTAQISQAFSHTAQKTEHALPPELSGKTNMQKMRDEFVNEMMNFRLPQFVQAGFSNELFVENSEKVLFDKDNLLTSFELRKADRNIDFGNIETVLYASEIDEKGKVDFSPLKGKEKQYFADLFSQSSDESQQKMLVKKLFELADKKSFYPISDNDVREYLRDIVNTMAAAQRQHCFEHLHQYFAAIKQKIDGLAREFSEKEFKKQRDIDDIVLQPMYAFSPEILPKELAVPLSQSLYSRESKMSDFEVKMLRQILQDDGIRLRWWHRNEERKGFYINAFINHYPDFILLTENGTVILLETKGSQLDGSDSQAKIRAGLAWENAANALNDGHKYRYMMVFEQNQLDGTYSLAEALERLRHW from the coding sequence ATGGAATTGAAAAAATATCAGCAAACCGTGATTGACGATTTGCAAGCCTATTTAAATGTGCTTTTGGCACATTCAGGCAGCCTGAAAAGCAGTTTTGCCGAATATTGGCAAAACCACGCGTGTACCCCTTTGGCGGCAGACAAAATTGAACCGTATCACGATAAATTAAACGGTGCGCCCAATGTGTGCGTGAAAGTCCCGACGGCGGGCGGTAAAACGTTTATTGCTGTCAATGCTTTGCAGCCGATTTTTGTGGCGCGTGAATATTTTGGCGCACAAGAACCACGCATGGTGGTTTGGCTGGTGCCGTCTGAAAGCATTTTGTCGCAAACGCTTGCCAACTTGGGCAATCTGCAACACCCATACCGCCAAAAACTGAACGTGGATTTTTCAGGGCGAGTGAGTGTGTTGGACAAAGAAAAAGTGTTACGCGGACATGAGTTTGACGCCGATTCTGTGCGACATGGTGTGTCCATACTGGTGATGACGTTTGACAGCTTAAAAGGGCGCAGCAAAGATGTTTTACGCGCTTATCGTGAAAACCCCAATTTGTCATCGTTTGCCGATTTCAGGCAGCCTGAAAACGAATTGGCAGAATACGACAATACTTCTTTAATCAATGTGTTGCGTGGTTTAAAACCTGTTGTGATTGTGGATGAAAGCCACAATGCCACCACAACTTTATCGCAAGAAATGTTGGCAAATTTAAATCCCAGTTTTGTATTGGAACTGACCGCCACACCGCATGAAAAAAGCAATATCATCAGCTATGTCGGCGCATTGGAACTGAAAAAAGAACAAATGGTGAAACTGCCTTTGATGATTAGCCAACAGCGTAACCAAGCCGATGTAATGATGGCAGCAATGACTTTGCGCCACAATTTGGAAATCGCTGCCACAAACAGTGGGCAAGCCTTTATCCGCCCGATTGTGCTGTTTCAAGCCGAACCGCGCAGCAAAGACGACAAAGCCACGTTTGATAAAGTGAAACAGGAATTGCTGAATTTGGGCATTCCAGAAAATCAAATTGCAATGAAAACCAGCGAAATCAATGAGCTGAAAAATGTGGATTTGATGTCACCTGATTGTGCCATTCGCTTTGTGATTACCGTGAATGCACTCAAAGAAGGCTGGGATTGCCCGTTTGCCTATATTTTGGCGAGTTTGGCAAACAAATCTTCGGTGGTGGACGTTACTCAAATTGTGGGGCGTGTGTTGCGCCAGCCCTATGCGCGAAACCATGTTTTGCCTGAACTGAATTGCAGCTATGTGTTCACATCTTCCGAGAAATTTCATGAAACGCTGGCTAATGTGGCAAAAGGTTTGAATGCAGCAGGGTTCAGCGAACAAGACTACCGTATTGCACAAGAAACAGAAAATGAAACTGAAAACGATTTCAGGCAGCCTGAAACTGTTGTGCAGCCTGAATTGAGTTTGTCTGCGCCTGAAATGCCATCTGAACCCTGTGTTGATGATGAGAATTGGCGCATTCCCAATACATTCAAGCTGCCTGAAAACGGTATGGCGGTTTCATCGTCCAATCCGATTGCACAAAAAATGGCACAATTACAACAAAATACCGCCCAAATCAGCCAAGCGTTCAGCCACACGGCACAAAAAACCGAACATGCTTTGCCACCCGAATTATCAGGAAAAACCAATATGCAAAAAATGCGCGATGAGTTTGTGAATGAAATGATGAATTTCCGTTTGCCACAATTTGTGCAAGCAGGTTTCAGCAATGAATTGTTTGTGGAAAATAGTGAAAAAGTCTTGTTTGATAAAGATAATTTGCTTACATCATTTGAATTACGAAAAGCCGATAGAAACATTGACTTTGGCAATATTGAAACGGTGCTGTATGCCAGTGAAATTGATGAAAAAGGCAAAGTGGATTTTTCGCCACTCAAAGGCAAAGAAAAACAGTATTTTGCCGATTTGTTCAGCCAAAGCAGCGATGAAAGTCAGCAAAAAATGTTGGTTAAAAAACTGTTTGAATTGGCTGACAAAAAAAGTTTCTATCCGATTAGCGACAACGACGTACGCGAATATTTACGCGATATTGTGAACACCATGGCGGCAGCGCAACGGCAACATTGCTTTGAACATCTGCATCAATATTTTGCCGCCATCAAACAGAAAATTGACGGCTTGGCGCGTGAATTTTCGGAAAAAGAATTTAAGAAACAACGTGATATTGATGATATTGTTTTGCAGCCCATGTACGCTTTTTCACCCGAAATTTTGCCCAAAGAACTGGCTGTACCATTAAGCCAAAGCCTGTACAGCCGTGAAAGCAAAATGAGTGATTTTGAAGTAAAAATGTTGCGCCAAATTCTGCAAGATGATGGTATCCGCTTGCGTTGGTGGCATAGGAATGAGGAGCGAAAAGGCTTTTACATCAATGCTTTTATCAATCACTATCCCGACTTTATTTTATTGACTGAAAACGGTACAGTCATTTTACTGGAAACCAAAGGCAGCCAACTGGACGGCAGCGACAGTCAAGCAAAAATCCGTGCAGGTTTGGCATGGGAAAATGCCGCCAATGCACTGAATGATGGGCACAAATACCGTTATATGATGGTGTTTGAACAAAATCAATTAGATGGGACTTATTCTTTGGCGGAAGCATTAGAGAGATTGCGACATTGGTAA
- the tsaD gene encoding tRNA (adenosine(37)-N6)-threonylcarbamoyltransferase complex transferase subunit TsaD: MIVLGIESSCDETGIAIYDTEKGLIANQLHTQMAMHAEYGGVVPELASRDHIRRLVPLTQAALQESGLQYSDLDAIAYTQGPGLGGALLAGSAYANALAFALDKPVLPVHHLEGHLLSPLLADDVPEFPFVALLVSGGHTQFMAVRDFGDYELLGETVDDAAGEAFDKTGKLIGLPYPAGAILSQYAKLGQPETFSFPRPMLHSPDLQMSFSGLKTAVLTAVEKTRAELNLSPTDALPEQMRNDICRAFQDAVVDVLVAKAKRALLQTGFRCLVVAGGVGANWKLREELANLTVQPTPKGQPETVQTYFPPLPLCTDNGAMIAFAGAMRLQHEVAQALRAGAFDVKPRWSLREIVRENAQAA, from the coding sequence ATGATAGTATTAGGAATTGAATCATCATGCGATGAAACAGGTATCGCGATTTACGACACAGAAAAAGGCTTAATTGCCAACCAGTTACACACACAAATGGCGATGCACGCCGAATATGGCGGTGTGGTGCCAGAGCTTGCCAGCCGCGACCATATTCGCCGACTGGTGCCACTCACGCAGGCTGCTTTGCAGGAAAGTGGCTTGCAATACAGTGATTTAGACGCAATTGCCTACACGCAAGGGCCGGGTTTGGGTGGCGCATTGTTGGCAGGTTCAGCGTATGCCAATGCTTTGGCGTTTGCATTAGACAAGCCGGTTTTACCTGTTCATCATTTGGAAGGGCATTTGTTGTCGCCACTTTTGGCGGACGATGTGCCTGAATTTCCCTTTGTTGCGTTGCTAGTGTCTGGCGGACACACGCAATTTATGGCGGTACGCGATTTTGGCGATTACGAATTACTCGGCGAAACAGTAGATGATGCGGCTGGGGAAGCTTTTGATAAAACAGGAAAACTGATTGGTTTACCTTATCCAGCAGGTGCGATTTTGTCGCAATATGCGAAATTAGGGCAGCCTGAAACATTCAGTTTCCCGCGCCCCATGTTGCATAGCCCTGATTTGCAAATGAGTTTTTCGGGCTTGAAAACGGCGGTGCTGACAGCAGTAGAAAAAACGCGGGCGGAACTGAATTTATCGCCCACAGACGCATTGCCCGAACAAATGCGCAATGATATTTGTCGCGCCTTTCAAGATGCGGTGGTGGACGTGTTGGTGGCGAAAGCCAAACGGGCGTTGTTGCAAACGGGATTTCGCTGTTTGGTGGTGGCGGGCGGCGTGGGCGCGAACTGGAAATTGCGCGAAGAATTGGCAAATTTAACCGTGCAGCCCACGCCAAAAGGGCAGCCTGAAACGGTGCAAACGTATTTTCCGCCACTTCCGCTTTGTACCGATAATGGCGCGATGATTGCGTTTGCAGGTGCCATGCGTTTGCAACACGAAGTGGCACAGGCGCTACGGGCTGGGGCATTTGATGTGAAACCGCGTTGGTCGTTGCGTGAGATTGTGCGTGAGAATGCGCAGGCTGCCTGA
- the dusA gene encoding tRNA dihydrouridine(20/20a) synthase DusA: MNKKRPSRRLSIAPMLDWTDRHYRYMARQISRHTWLYTEMINAGAIVYGDPERFLLKDECENPVALQLGGSEPALLAQAAQKAGAYGYDEINLNCGCPSPRVQKGAFGACLMGEVDLVSGCLNAMQDAAPDCDITVKHRIGIDRQTDYQIVADFVGTLRDKTACRTYIVHARNAWLDGLSPKENRDIPPLKYDYVYRLKQEFPDLEIIINGGIKTNAEIAEHLRHVDGVMIGREAYHNPMIMRNWDNLFYGDMQPEIAYDELVQRLYAYAQTQLAANRGTILRHMARHYLGLMHGLHGAKVWRRMLSDADLLKDSRPELLLEAWAAVERGLQEESLS, encoded by the coding sequence ATGAATAAAAAACGCCCATCACGCCGTTTATCCATTGCCCCGATGCTGGATTGGACTGACCGCCATTATCGCTACATGGCGCGACAAATCAGCCGTCACACATGGCTCTACACCGAAATGATTAACGCAGGCGCAATCGTGTATGGCGACCCAGAACGTTTTTTGCTCAAAGACGAATGCGAAAATCCTGTTGCCTTACAATTAGGCGGCAGCGAACCCGCTTTGCTCGCCCAAGCTGCCCAAAAAGCCGGCGCATATGGTTACGATGAAATCAATTTAAATTGCGGCTGCCCCAGTCCACGCGTACAAAAAGGCGCGTTTGGTGCCTGTTTAATGGGCGAAGTGGATTTGGTTTCAGGCTGCCTGAACGCCATGCAAGATGCGGCACCCGATTGCGATATTACCGTAAAACACCGCATCGGCATTGACCGTCAAACCGATTATCAAATCGTGGCGGATTTTGTCGGCACCTTGCGCGACAAAACCGCGTGTCGCACTTATATTGTTCACGCGCGAAATGCGTGGCTGGACGGCTTGTCGCCCAAAGAAAACCGCGATATTCCGCCGCTGAAATACGATTATGTTTATCGTTTGAAACAAGAATTTCCTGATTTAGAAATCATCATCAACGGCGGCATCAAAACCAACGCAGAAATTGCCGAACACTTGCGCCATGTGGACGGCGTGATGATTGGGCGCGAGGCGTATCACAATCCAATGATTATGCGTAATTGGGATAACTTGTTTTACGGCGATATGCAGCCTGAAATCGCGTATGACGAATTGGTACAACGCTTGTATGCCTATGCACAAACGCAATTAGCTGCCAATCGTGGTACGATTTTGCGCCACATGGCACGTCATTATTTGGGTTTGATGCACGGTTTACACGGCGCAAAAGTGTGGCGCAGAATGTTGTCGGATGCGGATTTGCTGAAAGACAGTCGCCCTGAATTATTGCTGGAAGCATGGGCGGCAGTGGAGCGTGGTTTGCAGGAAGAATCTTTATCATGA